The following is a genomic window from Nicotiana tabacum cultivar K326 chromosome 3, ASM71507v2, whole genome shotgun sequence.
GTGCTGAAGTCAGGGCAGATGATGACGGCCTTAACGGACCAACTCGAAGACTCAACTTAGTACAAGTCGAGCCTAAGAAAGAACGAAGAGATAATATTAGGAGGGAACACCCAGTCTCAAGGCCAAACAGGGAATGACATCAGCCTTATGTCAAGGCCCCCGTATCTCATCCCTTCTGCTATGATGTTGGCCCATATAAGACGAGGATGGGGACTCACAAGAACGAGAGAGATATTCCCCTTTGTTATCTGATCACAATTTTTGTCTTTCGCCTGCAGAAATAGACTACGACCTGGAGAAACTCAGAACAAATGTGAAGTGACCGCCAAAGATTAGGATTGATCCAAGTACCAACAAATCTGACACCATCTGCGAGTTCCACCAAGAACGCGGAcacaaaacagaagattgcatCACCTTAAGGCAAGAGGTAGCAAACATGTTGTAGCAAGGGCACCTCAAAGAGCTGCTAAGCGACAAGGGAAGGAGCACCTTCGCCAGGGGTCGAGAGCGTCAAGGCCCACCAATGCCGCCCTCACCAGCTCGCACCATCATTATAATTATTGGCGGCAGCGACGATGCCTCCATCAAAGTTGTCAAGTTCACTTCCACTCATAAGCTAAAAAGATCGATAACCCATGAACGGTATGACGAACtaaaagaaagtatcatcttcgactaGTCAGATGCCGACAGTTTGACTTTCCCACATAACGCTGCTCTTGTCATTACTTCATGAATTTTAGATATTGATGTCAAACTTATCATGGTAGACGATGGAAATGGAGCAtgcattatccatccccgagtTCTTGACCAGATGAGACTCAAGGACAAGATAGTGCCACGTTGTATCACACTAACTGGTTTTAATAATACAATTGAACAAACATCGGAAGAAATTACACTCCCCGTCCTCACCGGCGGCATAACGCTGAAGacaacattccacatcatggaccaagcCGCCGTATACAATGGCATAGTAGGACGCCCATGGATACATCTCATGAGAGCCGTCCCCTCCAGCTTATACCAAGTGATCAAGTTCCCAACACtttggggaatattcagcatacaAGGAGAACAACGCACATCACGAGAATGCTACTACATCTCCATGGATAGCATGACAACCCAACAAAATAAAGATAAGGAAATAGAAGCATAGCAATCAACAGGGTCAAGGTCGACACAAGAAGATACCAGGGATGTCATCATGGACCCCGATACGGTCGAAACCGCAGACTCAACTATAGAGGACCTCGACCCAGTTCGACTAGATTCCAGCAACCCCAGCAAAAAGGCGTACACCGGCTGCAAACTTCGAGAATCAAGTAAATTAGCCAATTTTTAATAACCAACGTAGATTTGTTTGCCTTCAGGAAAATATGTCGGTATCCCCAAGGAGATCGCCATACACAAATTGAATGTTGACCCATTCTATCCTCTTGTAAAGTAGGTCAGACAAAAGTTCAACCCCACCATCAATGATATTGTCTACTTAGAGGTAGAGAAGCTATTAGAAAATGGCTCTATCTAGGAGTCAAATATCCTAAATGGATAAACAACGTGGTGatggtcaaaaagaaaaatgggaaatggaggatgtGTGTGGAATTCACATACCTAAACAAATCATGCACAAAAGATTCATTCCTGTTGCCatatatcgaccaactcattggCACAACGGTCGGGCACGAGCTGCTGAGTTTCCTCGACGTATATTCGAGCTATAACCAGATAATCATGGAAGAAGAGGACCAGGATAAAATCACATTCATCACCCGTAGAGGAACATATTGTTATATGGTCATGTCGTTCGAGTCGAAGAACGCATGAGCTACCTATCACATATTATTCACAAGaatgttcaaagaccaactcggCAAGACCATGGAGGTAAATATTAACTACATGATGGCCAAATTCGTAAGGTCAAAAGAACATATCGACCACTTGAGGGAAGCTTTCGACATACTAAGATGGTACGAGATGAAACTAAACCCAatgaaatgtgcatttggcgtaGACTCGGAAAGTTTTTTGCGTTTTTTACTGTCACAATGAGGGATCGAAGTCAACCCACACCAAATCAAGGCTATTAACGGGATACTTGAACAAATGACTACTAAGAAGCAGGTCTAAAGGTTGATTGGTCGAATCGTCGCCCTATCGAGATATATCTCGCAGTCCATAATGCATATTGTGCTGAAGTCAGGGCAAATGATAACGGCCTTTACGAACCAACTCGAAGACTCAACTTAGTACAAGTCAAGCCTAAGAAAGAACGAAGAGATAATATGAGGAGGGATCACCCAGTCTCAAGGCCAAATAGGGAATGACATCATCCTTATGTCAAGGCCCCCGTATCTCATACCTTCTGTAATGATGTTGGCCAATATAAGACGAGGATGGGGACTCACAAGAACGAGAGAGATATTCCCCTTTGTTATCTgatcacaatttttgtgtttcaCCTACAGAAATAGACTACGACCTAGAGAAACTCAGAACAAATGTGAAGTGACCGCCAAAGATTAGCACTGATCCAAGTACCAATAAATCTGACACCCTCTGCGAGTTCCACCAAAAACGCGGACGCAAAATAGAATATTGCATCACCTTAAGTCAAGAGGTATCAAACATGTTACTGCAAGGGCACCTCAAAGAGTTGCTAAGCGACAAGGGAAGGAGCACCTTCGCCAGGGGTCGAGAGCGTCAAGGCCCACCAATGCCGCCCTCACCAGCTCGCACCATCATTATAATTATTGGCGGCAGCCACGATGCCTCCATCAAAGGTGTCAAGTTCACTTCCACTCATAAGCTCAAAAGATCGATAACCCACGAACGGTATAACGAACtcaaagaaagtatcatcttcgactaGTCAGATGCCGACGGTTTGACTTTCCCTCAAAACGATGCACTTGTCATTACTTCATGAATTTTAGATATTGATGTCAAACTTATCATGGTAGACGATGGAAATGGAGCAtgcattatccatccccgagtTCTTGACCAGATGAGACTCAATGACAAGATAGTGCCACGCTGCATCACACTAACTGGTTTTAATAATGCAATTGAACGAACATCGGTAGAAATTACACTCCCCGTCCTCACCGGCGGCATCACTCTGAAGACAACATTCCACATAATGGACCAAGCCGCCATATACAATGCCATAGTAGGACGCCCATGGATACATCTCATGAGAGCCGTCCTCTCCAGCTTATACCAAGTGATCAAGTTCCCAACACtttggggaatattcagcatacaCGGAGAACAACGCACATCCCGAGAATGCTACTGCATCGCCATGGATAGCATGACAACCCAACAAAATAAAGATAAGGAAAAAGAAGCATAGCAATCAACAGGGTCAAGGTCGACATAAGAAGATACCAGGGATGTCATCATGGACCCCGATACGGTCGAAACCGCGGACTCAACTATAGAGGACCTTGACCCAGTTCAACTAGATTCCAACAACCCCAGCAAAAAGGCGTACACCGGCTGCAACTTCGAGAACCAAGTAAATTAGCCAATTTTTAATAACCAACGTAGATTTGTTTGCCTTCAGGAAAATATGTCGGTATCCCCAAGGAGATCGCCACACACAAATTGAATGTTGACCCATTCTATCCTCTTGTAAGGTAGGTTAGACGAAAGTTCAACCCCACCATCAATGATATTGTCTACTAACAGGTAAAAAAGCTATTATAAAATGGCTCTATCTAGGAGTCGAAATATCCTAAATGGATAAACAACGTGTTGatggtcaaaaagaaaaatgggaaatggaggatgtGTGTGTAATTCACATacttaaacaaagcatgtccaaAAGATTTATTCCCGTTGCCatatatcgaccaactcatcggcACAACGGTCGAGCACGAGTTGCTGAGTTTCCTCGATGCATATTCCAGCTATAACCAGATAATCATGGAAGAAGAGGACCAGGATAAAATCACATTCATCACCCGTAGAGGAACATATTGTTATATGGTCATGTCATTCGAGTCGAAGAATGCATGAGCTACCTATCACATATTAGTCACAAGaatgttcaaagaccaactcggCAAGACCATGGAGGTAAATATTAACTACATGATGGTCAAATTCGTAAGGTCAGAAGAACATATCGACCACTTGAGGGAAGTTTTCGACATACTAAGATGGTACGGGATGAAACTAAACCCAatgaaatgtgcatttggcgtaGCCTCGGAAAGTTTTTGGGTTTATTACTATCACAATAAGGGATCGAAGTCAACCCACACCAAATCAAGGCTATCAACGGGATACCTGAACAAATGACTACTAAGAAGCAGGTCTAAAGGTTGACTGGTCGAATCGTCGCCCTATCGAGATATATCTCGCAGTCGTTCGATAGATGTCATAGATTTTTCGGCTTACTAAAAAAGGATAACATCATCCAGTGGACACCTAATTATGTACAAGCTCTGCGAGAATTAAAGGTGTATTTGTTATCACCACCTCTGCCCTCGAATCCTGAACTCAGAGAACACCTCCTCATCCACCTCCCCGTCTCTGAAGTAGCAGTAAGTGGGGTTCTGGttcgagaaaataaaggtacacAATAATTATTACATTAGTAAAACACCTATCAATAACGAGACAAGGTACCCACACCTCGCGAAACTGGCCCTGACACTGATCATAGCTTCACGAAAACTTAGACCCTATTTCCAGTGCCACCCTATCTCGGTCATTACCACTTTTCCTTTAAGAAGCATTTTACATAGACCCGAGCTATCGGGGAGGCtggccaagtgggccatcgaGCAAAGCTAGCACGACATCACATATCAGCCTCAAACAACGATAAGTCATAAGTGCTCGTTGATTTTGTCACAGACTTCAACGCAAAGCTAATGCTTGAGGTCTTGAAGGAAGCCGCTCAAGCTTCTCTTCAAACACAAGACGTCTAAGTCCTATACACCGACAATGCATGCAATGCCTCTGGATCTGGACTaggactcgtactcgaggtccctACCAGCaaagtaattcgccagtccataagatgcatatatatgactaacaacgaggccaagTATAAGGCTGTAATTACAAGGTCGagactagcactcaaatatggGGTGAGGTGGTTGAAACTCTATTGTTATTCACAGCTCATAGTCAACCAAACTACAGGGATTTTCCAAATCATAGAACAAAGGTTGCAAAAATATCTAACCGAGATCTGTAAGTTGTTGCCACATTTCAATGAATGCCAGCTCGACCAGATCCCATAAGCCTAGAATGTCGAAGCGTACGGCCTCGCCAAATTAGCTGCAGCCACCAGAAGTATCACAACCGAGGATAAAAGTGTAGTCCACCACCTCAACTCGTCGTTAGACCAAATTGAGGTAAGATCCATAAGTTTAACTTGGAACTGGCGCAATTGTATTATGACCTACTTGTAGGAAGACACACTCCCAAACAATAAAATAAGGCTAAAAATTTAAGAATGCAGGTAGCCAGATACAGCCTCCTTTATAACGACGTGTAGAAGAGAATATAAAGTAGCCCTTTGGCAAAGTgtttggaaccaaaccaaacccaTCACGTTCCcgaagaagtccatgaaggcTACTGCAGATATCATTCTAGTGATCGAGCACTCGTTAGGTGGCTCATAAGGGCAGGATGCTACtagcccaccatgaaaaaagatGCCTCAGAATTTGTGAAGAAATGCGAACAATGTCAGAAATACACCCCAATAATTCACCAAGTAGGCAAATATCTTCACTCAGTCACCTCTCCATGACAATTTATCAAATGGGGTAATGGACATCGTGGGCCCCCTCCTGGTAGGGTGAGGTAATGTacgatttcttttagttttaactgactatttctctaaatgggtggaagcaggagcattcacCCAAACACGTGAACAAGAGGTAATCacattcatatggaaaaacatcatcTATCGATTCAGCCTGCCTAAAGAGATCAACTACGACAATGGTTCCCAATTCACAAAAAGAAAACCGCCGAATTCTTTGGGAAATGGCACATTAAGAAGATACTTTCAACTCCTTATCATTAGTGAGCAACGGGTAGGCAGAATCCTCCAACAAGTCCATATTAAACATCATGAAGATAAACTTCAAAAAgccaagggactgtggccggATATACTCCCCAAAGTATTATGGGCATACAAAACCACCCTAAAGACTAGCATAGGAGAGACACCCTATTCTCTGGTCTACGGAACAGAAGTAGTTATATCGGTCAAGGTCGGTGAGTCCAGCCTAAGGTACACACATGAAAGTGGCACCAGCAAAGACGAGTGTAGAAGGCATGAGCTCGATGAGATCGACAAACGAAGAGACATAGTGTACATAAGAATGCTCGCCCAAAAGCAGCAAGCGGAATGTTACTACAATGAAAAGGCAAAGGTCCGGCCGCTCAAAGTCAGGGACTATGTACTCAAAGCCAAACCCAAGAAAGCAAATATCCACGAAAAGGAAAGTTGGGAACAAAATGGGACGACCCGTACAAAATTGTACACAAAGCAAACAAAGGTTCATTCCAACTAGACACAATGGAAGGAAAACagttaccaaacaattggaatatcaGCCACCtaaaatacttcaacttctaaaaagGAGAAGCGTCCCCtaagttgtactcttttttccctcacttgagttttgtcccattaGGGTTTTTCAAAGAGGTTCTTAATGCGACAACGGAAGCTACACTTCGAGTCAAAGTATGCAAAGAACGAACTGATTTATCTTTCATTGCTTGATTCCTCAAAACTCTCCAAGTcaaacaatgaagggactagatagaccgaTACATGGACTAGAATGCCAGCCAATGCCTAAATTTTGTAACTTTCCCCAATTATGTAATCAGTGCAACATCAAAGTAATAGAAACTTACGTTTATAAAACCTCCTTAACAAAAGTT
Proteins encoded in this region:
- the LOC142176661 gene encoding uncharacterized protein LOC142176661, which gives rise to MKLPDGGGTKAFDKGLHAMRGNPSPSDPSSSSMPQPSKGSKDIDVKLIMVDDGNGACIIHPRVLDQMRLKDKIVPRCITLTGFNNTIEQTSEEITLPVLTGGITLKTTFHIMDQAAVYNGIVGRPWIHLMRAVPSSLYQVIKFPTLWGIFSIQGEQRTSRECYYISMDSMTTQQNKDKEIEA
- the LOC107796559 gene encoding uncharacterized protein LOC107796559, whose protein sequence is MVDDGNGACIIHPRVLDQMRLNDKIVPRCITLTGFNNAIERTSVEITLPVLTGGITLKTTFHIMDQAAIYNAIVGRPWIHLMRAVLSSLYQVIKFPTLWGIFSIHGEQRTSRECYCIAMDSMTTQQNKDKEKEA